A genomic stretch from Candidatus Neomarinimicrobiota bacterium includes:
- a CDS encoding T9SS type A sorting domain-containing protein, whose amino-acid sequence MTFNKVESVFSFNLQNLTTSAFLLTSEPIPDDIFGSTVPITEGFKVSIEDITFAVPISYYSAEFTFDADSTDGDLRIWTALLGFAITDLWFDFGSPVPVPTIDATQVDLQFRFTGVAPDNDSPVTSGGSFSTQWERAAFGGDGTEANVQLRIPFELWDLEGNDGAGRQIEVAVINRNADVASPYGNDVGTASTARWRMSGRDYIIVINEDYADDPNKLRSIVNQNTTWLLFFQQAGASVWSTGDEFTLRYVNPIQAGIDVYHFQVPTELEVLGIAETFLLSQNYPNPFNPETTIRYSLPVQSDVKLLIYNLLGQEVFRFEIAGQKIGEYEVVWNGKNQRGNPLSSGLYIYKFSAGDFVQTKKMLLLK is encoded by the coding sequence GTGACATTTAATAAAGTGGAGTCAGTTTTCTCTTTTAATTTACAGAATCTCACAACTTCCGCATTCTTGCTTACTTCGGAGCCAATTCCTGACGACATTTTCGGCAGCACTGTCCCGATCACGGAGGGATTCAAAGTATCAATTGAGGATATAACATTCGCAGTCCCAATATCATATTACAGTGCGGAGTTTACGTTTGATGCGGACAGTACAGACGGCGATCTAAGAATATGGACTGCTTTATTGGGATTTGCTATAACAGATTTATGGTTCGATTTTGGTTCGCCTGTTCCAGTACCTACAATAGATGCCACTCAGGTTGACCTGCAATTCAGATTTACCGGTGTAGCTCCGGATAATGACAGTCCCGTGACTTCAGGCGGATCGTTCTCCACTCAATGGGAACGGGCAGCATTTGGCGGAGACGGAACGGAAGCCAATGTGCAGCTGCGAATTCCATTTGAATTGTGGGACCTTGAAGGCAATGACGGCGCCGGAAGACAGATAGAGGTAGCCGTGATAAACAGAAACGCAGACGTTGCCTCTCCCTACGGAAATGATGTAGGGACAGCATCGACAGCACGCTGGCGTATGAGCGGTAGAGACTATATTATAGTCATCAACGAAGATTACGCAGATGACCCAAATAAACTTCGATCTATAGTAAATCAAAACACTACCTGGTTACTCTTTTTTCAGCAGGCCGGCGCATCGGTCTGGTCAACAGGCGACGAGTTTACTTTAAGATATGTTAATCCGATTCAAGCCGGAATAGATGTATATCATTTTCAAGTGCCTACTGAATTAGAAGTGCTGGGAATAGCGGAAACGTTCTTGCTTTCTCAGAACTATCCCAATCCGTTCAATCCGGAGACTACTATACGGTATTCATTGCCGGTACAAAGCGATGTGAAACTCCTGATATATAATCTGCTGGGTCAGGAGGTGTTCCGGTTTGAGATTGCGGGTCAGAAAATCGGAGAGTATGAAGTTGTCTGGAACGGTAAAAACCAAAGAGGCAACCCGCTCTCTTCAGGATTATATATCTATAAGTTTTCAGCAGGCGATTTTGTTCAAACGAAGAAAATGCTCCTACTGAAATAA